One stretch of Numenius arquata chromosome 8, bNumArq3.hap1.1, whole genome shotgun sequence DNA includes these proteins:
- the LOC141467982 gene encoding semaphorin-3D-like gives MQAAPSHRLPLAAILLCLLLQQPGSSKAWKQHAPRLRLTYRDLLKSNSSRLLLASGDEMDFQALLVDEDRAWLMVGAKNHIFLLHLDHPSREPEKIFWPASKEQVEHCQLAGKNVETECANFIRLLQPFNRTHVFACGTGSYQPVCAFIQLGARGKGPGAPPMRLVTHSLESGRGRCPYSPHEPFTGLLIDGELYSGTSSDFMGSSAAFFRTWVHGAEQSYIRTEQNQDHWLHEPAFVGAYAIPDTYNPHDDKVYIFFRETAMEAGQWERRHIHARVARVCKNDVGGKRSLINRWSTFLKARLVCSIPGPQGTETHFDQLEDVFLLRTRDPQSPLIFGLFTVSSGVFSGSAVCVYSMAAVRAAFSGPFAHKEGFDYRWVEYKGRVPYPRPGTCPSETYDPLLQSTKDFPDEVISFMRTHQLMWEPVYPQGRQPVLVRVNVPYRLRRLLVHRLEMESRHYDVLFLGTDEGKVLKVGLAGGVNHGTEVISLEEISVTKVPSPILDMKLSPKRQELFVSSTHGLLQLSLYRCELYGRTCTDCCLARDPYCTWDSRTCAPQLLTEKRRARCQDMLKSDPLSQCQDTAEGTTAMEKLVYGVEKNSTFLECLARSPQTTVRWLVRHGEETGLSEVRNNGHFSVLEQGLLIRQLAREDAGTYECQAVERSFSRPLTRYSLRVIRQEAMEVPPYKRSKGTEPGGTHQSPRPRIDLHPGYKGFPRALGAPGTNLDVYCNALRHQERQRQKAWHQKWQHPSPDSKTGRVRRHPQSL, from the exons ATCTGCTGAAATCCAACAGCTCTCGCCTGTTGCTGGCCTCAGGGGATGAAATGGACTTCCAAGCCCTCTTGGTGGATGAAGACAGGGCCTGGCTGATGGTGGGAGCAAAAAACCACATCTTCCTGCTCCACCTGGACCATCCCAGCAGAGAGCCTGAGAAG ATTTTCTGGCCAGCTTCCAAGGAGCAGGTTGAGCATTGCCAGCTGGCGGGGAAGAACGTGGAG ACGGAGTGTGCCAACTTCATCCGCCTCCTCCAGCCCTTCAACAGAACCCACGTGTTCGCCTGCGGAACCGGCTCCTACCAACCCGTCTGTGCCTTCATCCAGCTGGGAGCCAGGGGGAAG GGTCCTGGGGCTCCCCCCATGAGGTTGGTGACCCACTCCTTGGAATCGGGGCGAGGACGGTGCCCATACAGCCCTCACGAACCCTTCACGGGGCTCCTCATTG ATGGGGAGCTGTACTCGGGCACCTCCAGCGACTTCATGGGCAGCAGCGCTGCCTTCTTCCGCACCTGGGTCCATGGGGCTGAGCAGAGCTACATCCGGACGGAGCAGAACCAGGACCACTGGCTACATG AGCCCGCGTTTGTCGGTGCCTATGCCATCCCTGATACCTACAACCCGCACGACGACAAGGTCTACATCTTCTTCCGTGAGACAGCCATGGAAGCTGGGCAGTGGGAAAGGCGGCACATCCACGCCAGGGTGGCCCGGGTCTGCAAG AATGACGTCGGAGGGAAGCGCAGCCTCATCAACCGCTGGAGCACGTTCCTCAAGGCCCGCCTGGTGTGCTCCATCCCCGGGCCCCAGGGCACCGAGACCCACTTTGACCAGCTTG AGGATGTTTTCCTCCTGCGCACCcgggacccccagagccccctcaTCTTCGGCCTCTTCACGGTCTCCAG CGGTGTCTTCAGTGGCTCTGCCGTCTGTGTCTACTCCATGGCTGCCGTGAGAGCTGCCTTCAGCGGCCCCTTCGCACACAAGGAGGGATTCGACTACCGCTGGGTAGAATACAAGGGCCGTGTCCCCTATCCCCGTCCCGGCACG TGTCCCAGCGAGACGTACGACCCCCTCCTGCAGTCCACCAAGGACTTCCCTGATGAGGTGATCAGCTTCATGCGCACCCACCAGCTGATGTGGGAGCCCGTGTACCCCCAGGGCCGCCAGCCCGTCCTGGTGAGGGTCAACGTACCATACCGGCTGCGGCGGCTGCTGGTGCACAGGCTGGAGATGGAGAGCCGGCACTATGACGTGCTCTTCCTCGGCACAG ACGAAGGTAAAGTCCTGAAGGTGGGGCTGGCCGGCGGGGTGAACCATGGTACCGAGGTGATCAGCCTGGAGGAGATCAGTGTCACCAAG gtGCCTTCTCCCATCCTGGACATGAAGTTATCACCGAAGCGG caggagctgtTTGTGAGCAGCACCCACGGGCTGCTCCAGCTGTCCCTCTACCGCTGCGAGCTCTATGGCAGGACCTGCACCGACTGCTGCCTGGCCAGAGACCCCTACTGTACCTGGGACAGCAGGACCTGCGCCCCTCAGCTCCTCACCGAGAAGAG GCGTGCCCGCTGCCAGGACATGCTGAAGTCTGACCCGCTCAGCCAGTGCCAGGACACGGCAGAGG GGACCACTGCCATGGAGAAGCTGGTTTATGGAGTGGAGAAGAACTCAACCTTCCTCGAGTGCCTGGCGCGCTCCCCGCAGACGACGGTCCGGTGGCTGGTGCGGCACGGCGAGGAGACGGGACTGAGCGAG GTGAGGAACAACGGCCACTTCTCGGTGCTGGAGCAAGGGCTGCTGATCCGCCAGCTGGCGAGGGAGGACGCGGGCACCTACGAGTGCCAGGCGGTGGAACGCTCCTTCTCCCGTCCCCTCACCCGGTACAGCCTCCGAGTCATCAGGCAGGAGGCCATGGAGGTGCCACCTTACAAGCGGAGCAAGGGGACTGAGCCGGGAGGGACCCACCAGAGCCCCCGGCCTCGGATTGACCTGCACCCGGGCTACAAGGGCTTCCCGCGGGCCCTGGGGGCACCGGGCACCAACCTGGATGTCTACTGCAACGCCCTGCGGCACCAGGAACGGCAGCGGCAGAAAGCCTGGCACCAGAAGTGGCAGCACCCATCGCCCGACAGCAAGACCGGCCGGGTGCGGCGGCACCCCCAGTCCCtgtga